In the Leptolyngbya sp. SIO1E4 genome, one interval contains:
- a CDS encoding S8 family serine peptidase, with amino-acid sequence MSGDDSGAAAALTLQRGGEELLLSKVADRFTTQLTTPDALTPLQARFNPLAVRPVARGQLVEWTVEPQRLEACLQQARAQPTVKFASHVYQLTASPHTWIYLTDQITVQFTPRLTPTQGTAIAQQYGLEETRALAGIPNTFVCAVTAQATENPIKIANRLMTHREVLTAEPNVVVETTALYRPRDALYTQQWHLNSTRGSSVNANAHIGVEQAWDVTRGSRSVVIAVSDDGFDLAHPDLQGMGKVVAPQDLKAKDAVPLPTAAVDNHGTACAGLAIGEENQSGIVGVAPGCSFMPIRTTGFLDNESIEAIFLGAMEKGAAVISCSWSPAAINFPLSLFQRNILTQAATQGRGGKGCVIVFSAGNANRPVSGTIDEKGWPRNAVNGRTEWLSGFAVHPDVITVSACTSLNRKAAYSNWGKHVAVAAPSNNAPPNMGLSKIGTVNTGPEIKSSLPGRGMVTSDRTGTAGYDQDAYTTTFGGTSSSCPVVAGVAGLMLSANPNLTAREVKQILQQTADKIIDDTPDPQLGLRHGTYDNNGHSQWFGYGRVNAHKAVMEAKRRLWQGRVYTDTAELSEDTPAPIPDNTPEGVTRSLQFRNRGTVQDLLVKVELEHAFLGDVMLHLQLPSGKLLLLQGRTLGNRQKLDQQYDLSNTPLLIEAIGEDAAGTWRLQVSDRAPGHTGQLLSWQLKLALKSDG; translated from the coding sequence ATGAGCGGTGATGATTCTGGTGCAGCGGCGGCTTTGACGCTACAGCGAGGGGGGGAAGAGCTTTTACTGTCTAAAGTGGCCGATCGCTTCACAACTCAGCTAACAACACCAGACGCGCTGACGCCTTTGCAAGCCAGGTTCAACCCGTTGGCTGTGCGTCCAGTGGCGAGGGGGCAACTCGTAGAGTGGACGGTAGAACCACAACGACTTGAGGCTTGCCTTCAGCAGGCGCGCGCGCAACCAACGGTCAAGTTTGCCAGCCATGTATACCAACTCACGGCCAGCCCCCACACGTGGATATATCTGACTGATCAGATCACGGTGCAGTTTACGCCTCGTTTGACACCCACGCAGGGGACGGCGATCGCCCAGCAATATGGTCTAGAAGAAACTCGCGCCCTGGCAGGAATTCCCAATACTTTTGTGTGTGCCGTTACGGCTCAGGCAACTGAGAACCCGATCAAAATTGCTAACCGTTTGATGACCCACCGTGAGGTGCTGACAGCAGAACCCAACGTGGTGGTTGAAACGACTGCTCTCTACCGTCCTCGCGACGCTCTTTACACCCAGCAGTGGCATCTCAACTCAACTCGCGGCTCTAGTGTGAACGCGAATGCCCATATTGGTGTAGAGCAGGCTTGGGATGTGACCCGTGGTAGTCGATCCGTGGTGATTGCGGTCAGTGATGATGGGTTTGACTTGGCACATCCTGATTTGCAGGGAATGGGGAAAGTCGTTGCCCCTCAAGATTTGAAAGCTAAGGATGCTGTGCCGTTACCGACGGCAGCGGTGGACAACCACGGCACGGCTTGTGCTGGGTTGGCGATCGGGGAAGAGAATCAAAGTGGCATTGTTGGGGTAGCGCCGGGATGCAGTTTTATGCCGATTCGCACCACGGGGTTCTTAGATAACGAGTCTATTGAAGCCATTTTTCTAGGAGCCATGGAGAAGGGCGCCGCAGTCATTTCCTGTAGTTGGTCCCCAGCTGCAATTAACTTTCCACTGTCTTTGTTTCAGCGGAATATTCTTACCCAAGCGGCCACACAGGGGCGCGGCGGTAAAGGCTGCGTCATTGTGTTTTCAGCAGGCAACGCTAACCGCCCGGTGAGCGGCACGATTGATGAAAAAGGCTGGCCTCGCAACGCAGTCAACGGCAGAACGGAATGGCTCAGTGGGTTTGCGGTACATCCTGACGTGATTACCGTATCGGCCTGCACCAGTTTGAATCGCAAGGCCGCCTACAGCAATTGGGGTAAGCATGTGGCGGTGGCAGCCCCCAGCAATAATGCCCCGCCCAATATGGGGTTGTCGAAAATTGGCACGGTCAATACGGGGCCGGAGATTAAGTCGTCATTGCCAGGGCGAGGGATGGTGACGAGCGATCGCACCGGGACGGCTGGATACGACCAAGATGCCTACACCACTACCTTTGGCGGCACGTCGAGTTCTTGTCCAGTAGTTGCGGGGGTAGCGGGTCTGATGTTGTCAGCCAACCCAAACCTGACGGCACGCGAGGTGAAGCAAATTTTGCAGCAAACCGCCGACAAAATTATTGACGACACCCCCGATCCTCAACTGGGGTTACGCCACGGCACCTATGACAATAATGGCCATTCCCAGTGGTTTGGCTATGGGCGGGTCAATGCACATAAGGCGGTGATGGAAGCCAAGCGAAGACTTTGGCAGGGGCGGGTCTATACTGACACCGCTGAGCTATCAGAAGATACGCCAGCTCCAATTCCAGATAACACGCCTGAGGGGGTGACGCGATCGCTGCAGTTTCGCAATCGTGGCACGGTACAGGACTTGCTGGTAAAGGTGGAACTAGAGCACGCGTTTTTAGGGGATGTGATGCTGCACTTACAGTTGCCATCAGGAAAGTTGCTGTTGCTGCAAGGACGCACGCTAGGCAACCGACAAAAACTCGACCAGCAATATGACTTGAGCAATACGCCTCTATTAATAGAGGCGATAGGAGAGGATGCGGCTGGGACATGGCGACTTCAGGTGAGCGATCGTGCCCCCGGCCATACAGGACAACTTCTTAGCTGGCAATTAAAGCTTGCATTGAAATCAGACGGCTAG